The Daucus carota subsp. sativus chromosome 2, DH1 v3.0, whole genome shotgun sequence genome includes a window with the following:
- the LOC108208607 gene encoding CRIB domain-containing protein RIC4 gives MRNGMVVLPMLMGCGSPSSLDVLNPTSTKPKPQSASHLSKKQEGKSEESLLAKTDMNNSFSKPSIAGGIHKLIFKSFSHVFVYKGEGEGSDEDEEEEMEIGAPTDVKHVTHIGIGECDTISSVNVSVA, from the exons ATGAGAAATGGCATGGTGGTTCTTCCTATGTTGATGGGCTGTGGATCTCCTTCCAGTCTTGACGTTTTGAATCCTACTTCAACTAAACCTAAACCTCAATCCGCTTCTCACTTGTCAA AAAAACAGGAAGGAAAATCTGAAGAGAGCTTATTGGCGAAGACTGACATGAACAACTCTTTTTCCAAACCCAGTATTGCTGGTGGTATACACAAACTAATTTTCAAAAGCTTTTCTCATGTTTTTG TTTACAAAGGAGAAGGAGAAGGCTCCGACgaagacgaagaagaagaaatgGAAATAGGAGCACCAACAGATGTAAAACATGTGACTCACATTGGAATAGGAGAATGTGATACCATCTCTTCTGTTAATGTATCTGTTGCCTAA
- the LOC108208405 gene encoding protein SHORT-ROOT, translated as MDRVLFTPKGTQFLQYDSNELECNINGHHQIDMMSTNQSSLTSTSRASSDSGEPSGDTKWAAKLLKECAKAISDKDSSKIHHLLWMLNELASPYGDCDQKLASYFLQALFCKATESGQRCYRTLVSVAEKSHSFDSARKLILKFQEVSPWTTFGHVASNGAILEALEGESKLHIVDISNTLCTQWPTLLEAIATRNDETPRLKLTVVVTENMVRSVMKEIAQRMEKFARLMGVPFEFNVVTGLNRLGGITKEGLGVHDDEAVAINCMGALRRVEVDERGAVIKMLRSLNPRVVTVVEEEADFCSPRNDFVKCFDESLRFYTLYFEMLEESFVPTSNERLMLERESARSMVRVLACDEDQNTDTCGGDCERREKGKQWSERLKENFNQYSFSDDCIDDVKALLKRYRPGWSLVQPQESDLGLYLTWKEEPMVWASAWKP; from the coding sequence ATGGACAGAGTCCTTTTCACTCCAAAAGGAACTCAATTCTTGCAATATGATAGCAATGAGCTTGAATGCAACATCAATGGTCATCATCAAATAGACATGATGAGCACAAATCAAAGCAGCCTCACATCCACAAGCCGCGCGTCATCTGATTCTGGAGAACCCAGTGGAGACACCAAATGGGCAGCAAAGCTTCTGAAGGAATGCGCGAAAGCGATATCTGATAAGGATTCAAGTAAGATCCACCATCTGTTATGGATGCTGAATGAGCTTGCATCCCCCTATGGAGATTGTGATCAGAAATTAGCTTCTTATTTCCTGCAAGCTTTGTTCTGTAAGGCCACTGAGTCAGGTCAAAGATGTTACAGAACCTTAGTTTCAGTGGCTGAAAAAAGTCATTCTTTTGATTCTGCCAGGAAGCTGATATTGAAGTTTCAGGAGGTGAGCCCTTGGACGACTTTTGGACACGTGGCGTCGAATGGAGCCATATTGGAAGCTCTAGAAGGGGAGAGCAAGCTGCATATAGTTGACATAAGTAACACACTTTGCACCCAATGGCCTACTTTGTTGGAGGCCATAGCTACCAGAAACGACGAGACGCCTCGTTTGAAGCTCACTGTGGTGGTGACTGAGAACATGGTGAGGTCAGTGATGAAGGAGATAGCGCAGAGAATGGAGAAGTTTGCAAGGCTTATGGGAGTTCCGTTTGAATTTAATGTTGTCACGGGCCTCAACCGTTTAGGAGGGATCACGAAAGAGGGCCTAGGAGTGCACGACGATGAAGCTGTGGCCATCAATTGCATGGGAGCGCTGAGAAGAGTTGAGGTAGACGAAAGAGGGGCCGTGATCAAGATGCTGAGATCACTAAACCCTCGAGTAGTCACTGTTGTGGAAGAAGAGGCGGATTTCTGTAGCCCAAGAAATGATTTTGTCAAGTGCTTTGACGAGAGCCTTAGGTTCTACACGTTATACTTTGAGATGCTGGAGGAGAGCTTTGTGCCCACGAGTAACGAAAGGTTGATGCTGGAAAGAGAGTCTGCAAGAAGCATGGTTAGGGTTCTGGCTTGCGATGAAGATCAGAATACGGATACTTGTGGTGGAGATTGCGAGAGAAGGGAGAAAGGGAAGCAGTGGTCAGAGCGGCTCAAGGAGAACTTCAATCAATACTCATTTAGCGATGATTGCATAGATGATGTTAAAGCATTGCTCAAGAGGTACAGACCTGGATGGTCACTTGTTCAGCCACAAGAAAGTGACTTGGGACTCTACTTGACATGGAAAGAAGAACCTATGGTTTGGGCTTCCGCATGGAAACCCTAA